A DNA window from Mya arenaria isolate MELC-2E11 chromosome 17, ASM2691426v1 contains the following coding sequences:
- the LOC128223452 gene encoding trace amine-associated receptor 8b-like encodes MNNYTDYQTESLDELNDRYARALLPLTIAFGFFAVFGFLGNLIILLVFSLSRDYKRNNFKVFVLTLAVIDLVICITLIPAEMVKQRKYFEFGDVVTCKVKCFFNVFGASSSCLALLVISIDRFRKVVQPFKKQMSPAIAVRILIAVAGVFPILLAVPGTIMCGIKTTNMTNIHGGNTTIHLCETEEKYEKSIWRTIYKFTFIVLLVGISVTYIVLYTFVMKEAAKQMNAISEQRTHSSPETVFTTGIYYQNTVCNETPETNRKHIGINENTGSTISVPIQMNNGSLSNCTLQNGASNHTGSFEQICRRNVRPKRSRLFPTKSIIWFILTIVFIVTYITHNLLTLKVGKIVNMSPSEFTLFSFFFRIYFLNHVINPIVYAIFVKRFRCSCRNVAPMLLLKLRQYCAR; translated from the coding sequence ATGAACAATTACACAGATTATCAGACAGAGAGCTTAGACGAATTGAACGATCGTTATGCAAGAGCATTACTTCCGCTTACAATAGCGTTCGGTTTTTTTGCCGTTTTCGGATTCCTAGGTAATCTTATAATTCTACTCGTGTTCTCTTTGAGTCGGGATTACAAGAGGAATAATTTCAAAGTGTTCGTTCTGACACTAGCTGTGATAGATCTGGTGATATGTATAACTTTGATACCGGCTGAGATGGTGAAACAGAGGAAATACTTTGAGTTTGGGGACGTGGTTACCTGCAAAGTTAAGTGTTTTTTCAACGTGTTTGGGGCATCTTCCTCTTGCCTTGCTCTCTTAGTAATCTCAATAGATAGGTTTAGAAAGGTGGTACAGCcatttaagaaacaaatgtcACCAGCCATAGCAGTACGAATTTTGATAGCGGTTGCTGGTGTGTTCCCTATACTTTTAGCTGTACCTGGAACTATTATGTGTGGAATAAAGAcaacaaatatgacaaatatacatGGAGGAAACACCACCATACATCTATGTGAAACAGAAGAAAAGTACGAGAAATCCATTTGGAGGACAATCTATAAATTCACATTCATCGTTTTACTGGTCGGAATTTCAGTGACGTATATAGTGTTGTATACATTTGTGATGAAGGAAGCTGCTAAGCAAATGAATGCTATCTCAGAGCAGCGTACACATTCTTCGCCTGAAACGGTGTTTACCACTGGAATTTACTATCAAAATACAGTTTGTAATGAAACACCGGAAACCAACCGTAAACACATAGGGATCAATGAGAATACTGGAAGTACCATTTCAGTGCCCATTCAAATGAATAATGGTTCACTATCAAATTGTACGCTGCAGAATGGGGCTTCGAACCATACGGGGAGCTTCGAACAGATATGTAGGAGAAATGTTCGACCAAAGAGAAGCAGACTTTTCCCAACAAAGTCCATTATTTGGTTTATATTAACTATTGTGTTTATTGTTACGTATATAACGCATAATTTACTGACTCTGAAAGTTGGAAAGATTGTGAATATGTCACCAAGTGAGTTtacgttgttttcttttttctttcgcATATAC